One window of Cryptosporangium phraense genomic DNA carries:
- the thrB gene encoding homoserine kinase has translation MTFVSSPVAVRPPATTANIGPGYDALGAALTLFDEIELAVTGGGLEVELTGEGADELPTDERHLLVRAARAAFDRLGGQPAGLRLRCLNRIPQARGMGSSSAAVVGGIVAARGLVDGGAELMTDADALALAAEIEGHPDNVAPCLLGGVTIAWADDVTGLARAARMEPAADLRPVICVPKTRGYTAASRGLLPAEVPHAEAAANAGRAALLVRALTAQPDLLLPATRDWLHQDYRRASMPQSLDLVDALRADGVAAVVSGAGPTVLAFAPVENVEAIATKVAGSATFEIVAVDVSSVGAVAIRL, from the coding sequence GTGACCTTTGTGTCCTCGCCGGTGGCCGTGCGGCCACCGGCGACGACCGCGAACATCGGGCCGGGCTACGACGCGCTCGGCGCCGCGCTCACCCTGTTCGACGAGATCGAGCTGGCCGTGACCGGCGGCGGCCTCGAGGTCGAGCTGACCGGCGAGGGCGCCGACGAACTGCCCACCGACGAGCGCCACCTGCTGGTCCGGGCGGCCCGGGCGGCGTTCGACCGGCTCGGCGGCCAGCCGGCCGGCCTGCGTCTGCGTTGCCTGAACCGGATCCCGCAGGCGCGGGGGATGGGCTCGTCGTCGGCCGCGGTCGTCGGCGGCATCGTGGCGGCCCGCGGACTCGTCGACGGCGGCGCCGAGCTGATGACCGACGCCGACGCGCTCGCGCTGGCGGCCGAGATCGAGGGCCATCCCGACAACGTCGCCCCCTGTCTGCTGGGTGGTGTCACGATCGCCTGGGCCGACGACGTCACCGGCCTGGCCCGGGCGGCGCGGATGGAACCGGCGGCCGATCTGCGCCCGGTGATCTGCGTCCCCAAAACACGCGGCTACACCGCGGCGAGCCGTGGCCTGCTCCCGGCCGAAGTCCCGCACGCCGAGGCCGCGGCGAACGCCGGACGGGCCGCGCTGCTGGTCCGCGCGCTGACCGCCCAGCCCGACCTGCTGCTGCCGGCCACCCGCGACTGGCTCCACCAGGACTACCGGCGGGCCTCGATGCCGCAGAGCCTCGACCTGGTCGACGCGCTCCGCGCCGACGGCGTCGCCGCGGTCGTGAGCGGCGCCGGCCCGACGGTTCTCGCGTTCGCCCCGGTCGAAAACGTGGAGGCGATTGCGACGAAGGTTGCCGGTTCGGCTACCTTCGAGATAGTCGCGGTCGACGTTTCATCGGTCGGTGCGGTGGCTATCCGGTTGTGA
- the thrC gene encoding threonine synthase, giving the protein MPAGTTRSGSRPAWRGIIEEYREFLPVTPETPVVTLREGGTPLFPAPTLSDRTGCDVYLKIEGANPTGSFKDRGMTMAISKAVEGGAKAVICASTGNTSASAAAYAARAGLVCAVLVPQGKIALGKMAQALVYGAKLLQVDGNFDDCLQLASKLSLEYPVSLVNSTNEFRLEGQKTASFEIVDALGDAPDAHFLPVGNAGNITAYWRGYVQAAEHGWATKKPVMRGFQAAGAAPLVSGQVVREPSTIATAIRIGNPASWTKAIAARDESGGNIEAVTDRQILAAYRLLARSEAVFVEPASAASVAGLLAAADDGTLERGQRVVCTVTGNGLKDPDWAISGAPAPRTVPVDAAVAASELGLA; this is encoded by the coding sequence ATCCCGGCCGGAACCACCAGGAGCGGGTCGAGACCGGCCTGGCGGGGCATCATCGAGGAGTACCGCGAGTTCCTGCCGGTGACTCCCGAGACCCCCGTAGTGACTCTGCGTGAGGGTGGGACGCCGCTCTTCCCGGCCCCGACGCTGTCGGACCGCACCGGGTGCGACGTCTACCTGAAGATCGAGGGCGCCAACCCGACCGGGTCCTTCAAGGACCGCGGGATGACGATGGCGATCTCGAAGGCGGTCGAGGGCGGCGCCAAGGCCGTGATCTGCGCGTCGACCGGCAACACGTCGGCGTCGGCGGCGGCCTACGCGGCCCGGGCCGGTCTGGTCTGCGCCGTGCTCGTGCCCCAGGGCAAGATCGCGCTCGGCAAGATGGCCCAGGCGCTGGTCTACGGAGCCAAGTTGCTGCAGGTCGACGGCAACTTCGACGACTGCCTGCAGCTCGCGTCGAAGCTCTCGCTGGAGTACCCGGTCAGCCTGGTCAACTCGACCAACGAGTTCCGGCTCGAGGGCCAGAAGACCGCGTCGTTCGAGATCGTCGACGCGCTCGGCGACGCGCCGGACGCGCACTTCCTGCCGGTCGGCAACGCCGGAAACATCACCGCGTACTGGCGCGGGTACGTCCAGGCGGCCGAGCACGGCTGGGCCACGAAGAAGCCGGTCATGCGCGGGTTCCAGGCCGCCGGGGCGGCGCCGCTGGTGTCCGGCCAGGTCGTGCGCGAGCCGTCGACGATCGCGACCGCGATCCGGATCGGCAACCCGGCCTCGTGGACGAAGGCCATCGCCGCCCGGGACGAGTCGGGCGGCAACATCGAGGCGGTCACCGACCGGCAGATCCTGGCCGCGTACCGGCTGCTCGCGCGGTCGGAGGCGGTCTTCGTCGAGCCGGCGTCGGCGGCCTCGGTCGCCGGCCTGCTCGCCGCGGCCGACGACGGAACCCTCGAGCGGGGTCAGCGCGTGGTCTGCACGGTGACCGGCAACGGCCTGAAGGACCCCGACTGGGCGATCTCCGGCGCCCCCGCGCCGCGCACGGTTCCGGTCGACGCGGCCGTCGCGGCGTCCGAGCTGGGCCTCGCGTGA